TTTATTTTATTACATAGGGCATTCCTCTGAATTTTCTATGGGATAAAAAGCCCTCAGGGCAGAATGCACACATGCGTATATTGTATTTTGTCCGATTTTGCCTGCCGTGTTAGGCGTGAAAGTTTTGCAATCGAAACTCTTTCTTATATTGTGCTGTATAATCCTTTTTCAAATAAACTTTTTACCTCGTTCATATCGTTAGTGACTCCTAAAATAAGCATGAGCTTTATTCTTGCCTTTTGTCCCGACATATTATCTCCAAGGATCACACCCATGTCTCTTAGCTCTTTTCCTCCTCCGGGATAACCGTATGAATCCAATACTCTGCCTTTCGGACATCTGGAAACCAAAACCACTGGAATATTCTTAGAAATAGCATATTGTATGCCTTCTACCATTTGAGGAGGTACATTGCCCCGTCCCATGCCTTCAAGAACAATTCCTTTCATTCCTGAATCAACGCTATATTTTATAAAGGATGAGTCCATTCCAACTCCTGCTTTTATAAGTGCAATCCTGGTTTCAATGGTATCGGTCATAATATGTTGTCTGGCTTTTCTGTTTCTATAATAAATCACCCTGTCCTGATCCACTATGCCTAAGGGACCAAAGTCCATACTTTGAAAGGTATCTAATGCCAAGGTATGGGTTTTTGTGATCTCATCCGCTGAATTTACTTGGTTATTCATGACAACCAATACCCCTTTATTCATGGACTCACTGGAGCACACCGTACAAATGGAAGCCGCCAAATTAGCTGGTCCATCATATCCAAGCTCAGAGCTGTTTCGCATTGCACCGGTGATGACCACAGGTTTTTTCTCATGCAAAATCAAGTCCAAAAAATAAGCAGTTTCTTCTAAACTGTCTGTACCGTGGGTAATGATAACGCCTGCAATATCAGGACGATCTATAAAATCTTTCGTAATCTTTGATAACTCCAGCATCATTTCCGGGGTGATATGGGGTCCCGGATAATTCCCATAAACCAATGGCTCAATATAAGCCATTTTTTCAATACCAGTAACCTTTGCCAGGATTTCTTCACCGGATAGAGCAGGAATGGCTGCCTTTAATCTCTCATCCGCTTTCATTGATATTGTTCCACCAGTAAAAATTACAGCTACTTTTTTCAAGTTCTCACCTCATCGCAAATACTATAGAATTTTATCATTTTATGTTTGATTTTATCATACTTCTTTAGATAAGAATATATCAAGTAAAAAATTTAAGTTTTTTGCTGTGGAGAATTGGTATGATTTACATTTTACTGTTTTATGATATAATAATATTTGAAAATAATTATTCAAAGGAGGAAGTACGATGAAGTCACTAAAGGGAACAAAAACAGCTGAAAATCTACTCAAATCTTTTGCAGGTGAGTCTCAAGCAAGAAACCGTTATACATATTATGCATCCATCGCAAAAAAAGAAGGGTATGTACAAATTTCAAACATATTTACTGAGACTGCCGATAACGAAAAAGAACATGCAAAAAGATTTTTCAAATTTTTAAGTGCTGATCCTGAATTAAATGGAACCGCTCTTCAAATTACTGCAGATTATCCTATTGCTTTAGGAAACACCTTAGAAAACCTTAAATCTGCTGCAGCTGGAGAAAACGAAGAATGGACCGATCTTTATCCTGCTTTTGCAAATGTAGCTGATGAAGAAGGCTTCCCAGAAATAGCTGCTGTATATAGAAAAATCGCAGATGCTGAAAAAAGACATGAAACCAGATTTGGCAAATTAGCTGCGAATATTGAAAACGGTACTGTATTCAAGAAAGATGAAGTGGTTTTATGGAAATGTAATAACTGCGGATATATCCATGAAGGAATGGAAGCTCCAAAACTTTGCCCAGCTTGTGCTCATCCTCAAGCTCACTTTGAAGTATTTGTTGAAACGTATTAAATTTATAACGACAAAAAATAGGAACATTTAAAATAATACCTCCAAAGTAGATAATCTAATTCATTCAAAATTAGACGATCTATTTGGAGGTGTTTTTTTAGAATAAAATCTATACTATACATATTGTCCGAAATTTTTACTTAAAAAGTTCTCATCCGACTTTTGTTTAAAATAGGTTGGATATTTTTCAACAATATAATCTGTTTGAGATACAATTCGGGTAAAATGCTGGTGTGTTGATTGAAGTATCATATCAACATTTTTCTCTTTTATATACTGTATAATCTGCCTATGTTGCCTTATTACCTCTTCTGAAGTTTCTAGATCCCACAATGTAATGAGTCGTAATCTTCTATAATGGCCGGAAATACTCTCAATTAAATTCCATGACATATCTCTTTCAGCAGTCTTAAAAAAGATCGAATGAAACGCATCATCATAATCTAAAAAAGAAGTATAATCTTGATTCTTTAAACTTGTTATTTGCATTTCAATTAGATTTTCTAATTGAATAATAGAATACTCATTATACTGTTTCATGAATAATAAAATTGCTTTTTCTTCCAGACTGCTTCTAATAAATTGCTCTTCTTCAACTCTTTTTAAATCTATTTTAGATACATAAGTACCTCTTTGAGCAAGAATATCAACTAATCCTTCTTTACTCAATTTTATAATGCTGTCACGAACAGGGGAACGGCTTACTTCCAGCTTCTGAGCTATCTCCTTAATAACCAGGGGTTCTCCAGGCTTTAAATTCAGTTCAATAATTTGTTTTCTCAAGCCAAAATAGATGCTGTCTCCTATATTCGAAATGGGATTCATTGTTAAATGCATTCTGCCCCACCTTTCTCCATTATTAGTAATATTCTAATATACTATTTCAATGAATTCAATGAATTCTTATAGAAAAAGCACATTATATCCAAAAAAAAATATATAATGTGCTTTTTGCTATTTTATATACATTTAATTTCCATATACCAAATTTGGTAATAATAAAATTAAGTCAGGGAAAAATGCTATAATCAAGACAACTGCTAAAATTGCAATATAAAATGGTATAGCTTCTTTTACTGTTTCTTCAGGAGTACATCCCATTATATCAGAAACTGTATATAAAGCAATTCCAACTGGCGGTGTC
The genomic region above belongs to Defluviitalea saccharophila and contains:
- a CDS encoding asparaginase, whose protein sequence is MKKVAVIFTGGTISMKADERLKAAIPALSGEEILAKVTGIEKMAYIEPLVYGNYPGPHITPEMMLELSKITKDFIDRPDIAGVIITHGTDSLEETAYFLDLILHEKKPVVITGAMRNSSELGYDGPANLAASICTVCSSESMNKGVLVVMNNQVNSADEITKTHTLALDTFQSMDFGPLGIVDQDRVIYYRNRKARQHIMTDTIETRIALIKAGVGMDSSFIKYSVDSGMKGIVLEGMGRGNVPPQMVEGIQYAISKNIPVVLVSRCPKGRVLDSYGYPGGGKELRDMGVILGDNMSGQKARIKLMLILGVTNDMNEVKSLFEKGLYSTI
- the rbr gene encoding rubrerythrin; the encoded protein is MKSLKGTKTAENLLKSFAGESQARNRYTYYASIAKKEGYVQISNIFTETADNEKEHAKRFFKFLSADPELNGTALQITADYPIALGNTLENLKSAAAGENEEWTDLYPAFANVADEEGFPEIAAVYRKIADAEKRHETRFGKLAANIENGTVFKKDEVVLWKCNNCGYIHEGMEAPKLCPACAHPQAHFEVFVETY
- a CDS encoding GntR family transcriptional regulator; this translates as MHLTMNPISNIGDSIYFGLRKQIIELNLKPGEPLVIKEIAQKLEVSRSPVRDSIIKLSKEGLVDILAQRGTYVSKIDLKRVEEEQFIRSSLEEKAILLFMKQYNEYSIIQLENLIEMQITSLKNQDYTSFLDYDDAFHSIFFKTAERDMSWNLIESISGHYRRLRLITLWDLETSEEVIRQHRQIIQYIKEKNVDMILQSTHQHFTRIVSQTDYIVEKYPTYFKQKSDENFLSKNFGQYV